TAGCGCTCGTCAACAAACCAACTAGGCTTGTCCATGCCGATCAGGTTATAGAGCGGCGACATGATCTGGTTGACCAATCCCTCACTGCCGAGCAACCAGCGCCACAATAAGATGGTGGCGACCGTGGGGATAATCGCGGGGAGGTAGTAAAGAGTACGCCAGACGCCCACGCCTCGCACATTGCGCGCCAGCAACATAGCTACGCCTAGCGATAACGCTAGGCCGATCGGCAGGCTGATCAAGCCATACAGCAGTGTTAGGCGCAGCGAAGGCCAGAAGCTGCGATCGTTGGTGAGCCACTTGACATAGTTGTCCAGCCCTACCCATTTGGGTGGCTGAAAGACGTTGTAGTTGGTGAAGCTGTAATACAGCGAGGCGAGGATCGGATAAGCCGTCCAGACGATGAAACCGAGCAGCCATGGCAGGATCAGCGCATAGCCTGTAGCTGCCTCACGTTTCATGCCTAGGCGCACCAGCACCTGGAAGACAATGAACATGGCCACTGCCATGCCCAAGGCGACGACGGCGTAGTCAATCAGCGTGCGCGCATAGAAGTCCACCATAGTGCGCCTTCTAAAAAGACCCCAAGGTGACACGTGCACCTTGGGGTCATATTCCGGTTACTGTGATAACGTCGCCT
The window above is part of the Candidatus Roseilinea sp. genome. Proteins encoded here:
- a CDS encoding sugar ABC transporter permease; amino-acid sequence: MVDFYARTLIDYAVVALGMAVAMFIVFQVLVRLGMKREAATGYALILPWLLGFIVWTAYPILASLYYSFTNYNVFQPPKWVGLDNYVKWLTNDRSFWPSLRLTLLYGLISLPIGLALSLGVAMLLARNVRGVGVWRTLYYLPAIIPTVATILLWRWLLGSEGLVNQIMSPLYNLIGMDKPSWFVDERYALPGLIIMSLWGVFGANTVILLAGLKNIPTHLYEAVELDGGGAWAKFRHVTLPMISPTLFYTLVLGVIAAVKTFEPGIFIKLNSLTTGTFLQVLVYGNAFAGGNSRMGYASALGWIMLIIIMVLTLLVFRSSALWVYYEGERK